Within Caldanaerovirga acetigignens, the genomic segment GGCCAAGTAAAAGTCGAACCTTTGACCGACGATATAAGCCGGTATCAAAAGTTAAAGTCGATTTTCGTTGAAGAAGACGGTGCTTTAAAAGCATACGACATTGAATCAGTGATTTTTTTAAAAAAGAGGTTTGTAGTCTTAAAATTGCATGGAATTGATACAGTGGATTCCGCTGAAAGTTTCAAGAATAGATACATCATGGTCCATCGAAAAGACGCGGTAAAGTTGCCAAAAGGACATTATTTTATTTGCGACATAATAGGTATGGAGGTATATAATGAGAAAGACGGAACTCTGCTTGGGCGTATTAAAAATGTAATGAAAACCGGCGCCAACGACGTTTATGTGGTGGAACTACAAAGCGGCAGAGAATTATTGATACCCGCCATAAAGGAAGTTGTAAAAAGTATAGACGTTGAAAATGGGCAGATGACAGTCAAACTCATGGAGGGAATGCTTTAGTGCTGGTATTTCATATATTGACCCTATTCCCGGAATTTTTTTCGGGGCCTATGGACGTTAGCATATTGAAAAGAGCCAAGGAAAAGGGACTCGTCCGGATAGAACTCCTGAATATAAGAGATTTTTCGAAAGATAAGCACAGGAAAGTTGACGACTACCCTTACGGCGGGGGTGCGGGAATGGTCATGAAGCCGGAACCAATCTTTGAAGCAGTGGAATATGCATCCTGCACCGTTGACGCTGAAAAAAGAAAGGTTATACTTCTTTCACCTCAAGGTTCCGTTTTCAACCAGGATATGGCAAGAGAACTGGCCAAGCAGGAGCACATAATACTAATATGTGGCCATTACGAAGGAGTAGATGAAAGGGTAAAGACGATAATAACCGACGAAATATCGCTGGGGGATTTTGTTTTGACCGGCGGGGAAATTCCGGCGCTTGCAATAGTGGATGCGACGTCTAGATTGATCCCGGGGGTACTAGGAAGTAATGAATCGTTGAAAGAAGAATCTTTCAGCAGCGGTCTTCTGGAGTACCCGCAATACACCAGGCCTGAGGTTTACAGGGGACTTAAGGTTCCAGAAGTTTTACTTTCGGGGAACCACCGAGAGATAGAAAGGTTTAGGCGAAAGGAAGCATTGAGGAGAACTTTGGAAAAAAGACCAGACCTATTTAAGAAATTGAAACTTACACAAGAGGATAAGAGTTTGCTTGAAGAAATGGGATTTGGTTGTCAAGATTAATGGGTTGTGCTATAATTAGGTCTGGCAATATGTAAGAAAGGAGGGAGAACATGTCGGACTTGCTTCGGGCAGTAGAAGAAGAGCAGATGAGAAAGGACATACCTGAATTCAGACCGGGCGATACCGTGAAGGTATACACCAAAGTAGTAGAAGGAAACAGGGAGAGAATTCAGGTTTTTGAAGGCGTGGTCATTGCACGGAAAGGCGGAGGATTGAGGGAAACCTTTACTGTAAGGAAAGTTTCCTATGGGGTAGGCGTAGAGAGAATATTTCCGCTCCATTCGCCACGGATAGATAAGATTGAGGTAGTACAAAGGGGAAAAGTAAGAAGGGCAAAACTTTATTATTTGAGGAATTTGAGAGGAAAAGCGGCAAGAATCAAGGAGAGGGACTGAGAAACCAGTCCCTTTTATTAATTTTGCGGGGAAGGTGATTTGGTGCAAATCAATTGGTATCCAGGTCACATGGCGAAAACGCGGCGGATGATTAAGGAAAATTTGAAGTTGGTAGATGTGGTGCTGGAGATTGTAGATGCAAGGGCACCTAAAAGCACCCATATACCAGATATTTTCGAACTGATAGGCTCAAAAAAGTTGATTTTGATAATGAACAAGGCAGATTTGGCTGAAGAAAAAATCACAGATTTGTGGGGAATTTACTTTGCTGAGAAAGGCCTGGTTTCGGTTAGCGTAAACTCCCGGAACAAAGTGGGTTTCAAAGACTTGGATGAAATGATTCATGATTTTTCAAAAGAGGTAAAAAGACCTTTACGGGGTATGGTAGTTGGAGTGCCGAATGTCGGCAAGTCTTCGTTCATCAACCAAATAGTCGGGAAAAAGGCAGCTAAGACAGGAAATAAGCCCGGGATAACCCGGGGGAAAATGTGGCTCAAGGCGACAGATAAACTCGAGCTTTTAGATACGCCGGGGATTTTGTGGCCTAAGATAGAACAAGAATCGGTAGGACTGAAACTTGCTTTTTTAGGGTGTATTAAGGAAGAACTGTTGGATGTGGAAAGAATAAGTCTTAAATTAATTGAGTTTTTGGTAAAAAAGCATCCCGAAAGACTGGCGGCCCGCTATAAAATAGAAACGCCGCAAAGTCCTGTTGCTATTTTAGAGCAAATTGCAAAAAGCAGAGGATTTATAATTTCCGGAGGCAGGCCCGACACTCTGAGGGCGGCAAAGACTCTTTTAAAAGAATTCCAGGATGGGAAACTGGGAAGGATTTCTCTGGAAAAGCCGGCTGGAGACGAAGACCTGATTATTGAAAATGAAAGAATGCAAAAGGGGGATATAATTTAAATGAAATTTAACTTGAATGTAGAAAAAGAGAGAATATACAAACTTTTTGCTCGAGAGAGGATGCTTGCTGAAAAAGGCTATAACTACATCGCAGGGGTTGATGAAGCCGGAAGGGGCCCTTTGGCCGGACCCGTGGTGGCTGCCGCCGTCATTCTCCCTCTAAACGTTTTTATAATGCACCTTAAAGATTCGAAGCTCCTTTCAGAAGGCAAGCGGGAAAAAGTCTACGAGGAGATAAAGCAAAAGGCGGTGGCGGTTAACTACTCAGTGGTGGACGAAAAATACATAGACCGGCACAACATTTTAAACGCGACTTTGCTTGCTATGAAAAATGCGGTGGAGGGTCTTCCTGTTAGGCCCGATTTTGTACTAGTGGATGCGCTTGTAATTCCAGAGATAGAGCCACCGCAAGAAAAAGTGGTGCACGGAGATAGGCTGTGTGCTTCGATAGCTGCAGCTTCAATTGTGGCAAAGGTGGAAAGGGATAAAATAATGAAGGATTACCATAAATTATATCCCTACTATGATTTTTGGAACAACAAAGGGTACTGCACCAAAAAACACGTCGAATCTATTAAAAAATACGGGCTATCCCCGGTACACAGAAGGAGTTTTTCCGTAAAAGGTTGGGATTTCATTGGAACGTAAAAAGCTGGGTGATATGGGGGAAAAATATGCACTTGATTATTTAAAGGCAAATAACTACGAAATCGTAAAGGTCAATTACCGGTCAAGATACGGGGAAATAGACATAATAGCAAAAGAAAATAATACACTGGTTTTTATCGAAGTCAAAACTAGGACGTCCGATGCTTTCGGAAGGGGCATGGAAGCCGTTGATATTAGAAAACAAAGGAAAATAAGATTGGTATCACTAAATTTTTTAAATGAATATGATGAGTTTGTATATAATTTGAGGTTTGATGTTATAGAAATTAAAATGGCCAATGGAACTTTAAAGGAGCTTACACATATAATAAATGCCTTTTAAAAAGTTCTTTCTTGATTAAAATCATTAGAATACTTATGAAATATTGCTTATTGTAGAATATAACAAACATTGATATAATAAAATTAGACAGTTATATACAATTATTCACATCTTTTATTGTAATATGAGGTTTAAGAAGGAGTGAATCAAATGGAGAATTGCTTCAAAAAGTCGCTTCTTAGCAAGAACTTATTTTCTGTGACATGGGAATTGGTACCCGGGAGAGGAGCGCGGGAAAAGTCCATCGAAGAGGCTCTTGAGGCTGCGGAAGCTGCGGCAAAAGGGGGCAAGGTCCATGCCTTAACGTTGACCGATAATCCGGGCGGCAATCCAGCCATGCTGCCTGACTATCTGGCAGTAGAGGTGCTTAAAAAGGGTATAGAGCCGCTGGTACATTTTACGTGCAAAGACCGAAACCGCAGTCAGATAGAAAGTCAACTTTATGCATTGGACAGGGCGGGCGTCAGAAATCTACTCGTCATGACAGGCGATTATCCGGTATCGGGTTATGCAGGGAGGCCAAGACCTGTCTTTGACTTGGACCCGATTCACGTTCTCGACCTAATTTCGCAGATGAACCGGGGACTTGAATATAAAGGAATTAAAGGAACAGTTAAGCATCAACCCAGCGATTTCTTTGCGGGAGCGGTAGTGTCTCCCTTCAAGGCCACCGAAGCGGAGCAAGTGGTTCAGTATTTCAAATTGAAAAAGAAGGTGAGGGCCGGAGCGCAGTTTATTGTTACCCAGCTAGGGTATGATGCAAGAAAATTTCACGAAGTAATTCAGTTTATACGCCAGCAGGGCTGGGATATTCCAGTTGTAGGAAATATTTACGTTTTACCCCTTGCTACGGCCAGAATAATGAACAAAAATAAGATTCCGGGCTGTGTGGTTACCGATAAGTTGCTGGCCAAACTCGAAGAAGAAGCTCAGTCCTCTGATAAAGGACGGCAGGCCCGACTGGACAGGGCTGCAAAAATGTATGCCTTTATGAAAGGTATGGGTTACGACGGCGTCCATATTGGTGGACACAACGTAAAATACGAAGATGTGGAATATATTATCGAAAAAGGAGAAGAATTGAGCAAAAATTGGATGGACATTATACACGAGTTTGACTTCCCGATACCGGGCGGGTTTTACTATTACGAAAAGGACGAAAAAACCGGTCTAAACAGGCCCGAGCCTGTTAGCCGAAAAAATAGGCCGCTGGATGCCAAAGTAGAATTTGTATATCCCTTATCGGTTCTGACCCACAAGTTAATGTTGGAACCGGGGGCACCTCTATGGGGGCTGATGAGAGGAATAGCCAAAAGGATCGATGGGACCAGCTTAGAAAGGCCGTACCACACCTTCGAGCACCTGACTAAAGTTTGCTTGTATGATTGCCACGATTGCGGTGACTGCGCCTTGATGGATCTTGCGTACGTTTGCCCCATGTCCCAGTGCCCGAAAAATCAGAGAAATGGTGCGTGCGGCGGAAGCTACATGGGATGGTGCGAGGTTTATCCAAACGAGAAAAAATGTTCTTATGTGCGCGCTTATGCGCGTCTGAAGCGTTATGGAAAGGAAAAAGAGCTTGATGGAGACATAATACCGCCGTCCAACTGGGATCTATTCCAGACATCATCTTGGCTTAATTACTATTTAGGCCGCGACCACTCTGCAAAAAAACTGGGGATAGAGCAGGTTGCAAAGAAGAAAAAATAATAAATTTTAGGCCGTTTTGGGGATTTTAAACCCTGAAAACGGTTTTTTTATTAAATGCTGCATTTTTTTGTGTTTCATGTTAATATAAAAAAAGGCGATTGTTTAATTGAGTTAATAAAAACCTAAAATACATGACGCAAATCGAGGAGGTCAGGATGCAAACCTTTTTTTCTTCGTTGCAGGGAGTTTTAGTTGTATTTTTGATTATAGCAGTGGGATATTATCTTGCAAAAATAAGATGGTTTGATGAAAGGGCGGCGGATTTGTTTGTTAAGATAGTGCTTTATGTGTCCTTTCCGCTAAATCTCGTGGTAAATATAATTTCTACTTTAACAAAAGAAGAGCTTCTAAATTATGCGAGGGGATTAATGATACCTTTTTTTTCAATTCTTCTGTTGTATTTTATAGCTTATATATTAGCAGTGCTGTTTAAAGTGGAAAGGAGCAAAAGAGGTGTATTTGCTGCTACGTTTACGTTTTCTAATTCAATTTTTGTCGGTCTTCCTTTGTCGCAAGCTTTGTTTGGTGAGGAGGCGATACCTTACTCTCTTATTTATTATATTCCAAGTACTTTTTTATGGTGGACTCTTGGAGCTTATGGAATAGCAAAAGACGTTTCTAAGGAAGGAGGAGAATCTTTTTTTAGTTTGACCACTTTGAAGAGGATATTAAACCCCCCAATTTTGGGTTTTATATTCGGATTGATTTTAGTAATCTTTGAGGTGAGTCCACCAAACTTTGTCTTTAAAAGTTTTAAAATGATAGGAGACTTAACTACTCCGCTTTCTCTATTTTATGTTGGCACAGTAATGCATCTTATGGGAAGGGAAAAGTTTGAGTTTAATAGTGAGGCTTTACTAGTTTTTTTAGGCAGATTTTTCTTTGCGCCCTTTTTAGTAGTTTTGTTAAGTATTTTAATAAAAATTCCCAAATTGATGAGAAATGTCTTTATAATTATGTCTGCTATGCCTGTAATGGTAAATACTTCTATTCTTGCTAGGGTTTACGGAGCAGATTATGAATTTGCGGTGAGTGTAATATCTTATACCACATTGTTTAGCATCGTGATGATGCCGATTTTAATGATTTTGGTAGAAAAAATATAAGGAGTGATTTGATCATGATAAAAATAAAGCCGATTACTTTAATAATTATGGCGATTCTTTTATTATTTTCGTCTGTAGGATGCAGTAATAGCAGTTCTGGAAAGGAAATCGTGGCGAAAGTTGGTGATGAAAGGATAAGCAAGGATCAACTCTATGATGTAATGGTAAAATCAATAGGAAAGCAAGCGCTTGAATATTTAATAGCACAAAAAATCATAGATTTAGAAGCAAAGAAGGAGAATATAAAAGTCTTAGACGAAGAGATAGAAAGAGAACTTGAGAAAGTCTATAAATACTACGGTGGTAAGGAAGCATTTATAAAGAATTTACAAGTGAGTGGTTATTCACTGCAAGATTTTAAAAAAGATATAGCGATGCAAATAAAAGTAAAAAAACTTCTTGAACCAAAAATTAAGATTTCAGAAGAAGAGTTAAAGGATTATTTTGAACAAAATAAAGACTACTTTTCGCAGGAAAAAGAAATAAGAGCAAGGCATATATTAGTAGATGATGAAAAGACTGCCAATGAAATCTATAAAAGATTGAAAGTTGGAGAAGATTTTTCTAAACTAGCAAGTGAATACTCGGAAGATGAAACGACAAAAAATCAAGGTGGGGACCTGGGGTTTTTTAAAAGGGGCGAAATGGTAAAAGAATTTGAAGATGTGGCATTTTCGCTTAAAGAGGGTGAATTCAGTTCTCCTGTGAAGACGCAGTATGGTTATCATATCATAAAGGTCGAAGAAATAAAAGAAGCGAAACAAGCCAATTTTGATGAAAGCAGGGAAAAGATAAAGGAGATCCTTTTAAACCAAAAGGTTCAGGAACAGTACGATGCGTGGATGCAAGGGCTTTACGAACAATATAAAGTAGAAAATTATTTGACAGATTAACAATAAATAACGAGGTTGTAAAATATTTTGTGTAAAATAAAAGCTCCTTCTATGTTAGAATATAGAAATATAGAAGGAGTGAATTTTTATGGCAAGAAAAAGAATAATAACACCGGAAAAGAAAGAGCTAATCAATAAACTCATTTCGGAGTACAACATTACTTCAGCCAAGGATTTACAGGAAGTATTGAAAGATCTGTTGGGAGACACAATACAAAATATGTTGGAAGCAGAGCTGGATGAGCATCTTGGGTATGAAAAGTACGAAACTACTGAAGAAACAAAAACGAATTACCGTAATGGCCACACATCCAAAATATTGAAATCAAGTGTTGGACCTGTAGAAATAGATGTTCCAAGGGATCGCAACGGAGAATTTGAACCAAAAGTAGTTCCTAAGTATAAAAGAGATATATCTGATATAGAAAATAAAATAATAGCGATGTATGCACGAGGGATGTCTATCATTACGGGTTTGAAGTATCAGCAGAGATGGTAAGCAAGATTACAGATAAAATACTGCCTGAGCTCAAAATTTTGGCTGGGCGTGTTAAATGACCTTGAAAACAGAGCTGAAATATGTGTCAGATAAGGATCGTAAGGAATTTGCAAAGGATTTAAAACGAATATATACTGCTCCAAACGAAGAGACGGGATAGGAGGCTTAACAAGTCAAGGACAGTATTTCCCAGCGACCAAGCTCTTTTAAAAAGCATATATCTTGCTACACTAAAGATTACCGCCAAGTGGACGATGCGCTACAGAGATTGGGGCATGATATTAGGACAATTGCAAATAATGTTCGAAGGGCGTATATAGTACTTCCCTTAACCCCAATAGATATGATAAGGCCCTTTGCCCTGGCAGTCAAGGGTAAAGGCTAAAGCCCGTGCTGCGCACGCCCTTGACAGCCAGACTGCAGGGCCTTTGGGATTCATCAAGGGGTTAAGGGTAAGTGGAGGCAGAGAGGCTCACCCAAACGCATGTTGGTGTAATATTTTATCTTGGAATTTTATTTTAAAAAATTTGACAAAGTAAGCTTTAAATCTTAAAATATAGTTATTCACTAACATAGAAGGAAGACACTTTACACAAAAATATTTACACTGCCTTTTTACTCGGGAGGTTTTTTGTTGACGCGACACATCAGATTTTCAATCCTTGCAAATTATACGCTGGTTTTTTATCAAAGCGATGAATTGCCTCGATAAATCTAATGGTTCCAGTCTTACCTCTCACTACTAGTGTATGAGTTGCTGCTCCTTTAGAAGTAAAGTGCACCCCTTTTAACAAATTGCTGTTGGTAATACCGGTTGCTGCAAAAAATATATCGTCACCCTTTACTAAATCATCCATTTTTAGAATCTTGAACGGATCGGAAAGCCCCATTTTTTTACATCTTTCTATTTGTTCTTCGTTTTCGGGCTTTAACCTCCCTACCAACTCGCCGCCCAGGCATTTCAACGCAGCAGCAGCCAAAACTCCTTCTGGAGCCCCGCCTATTCCTATCATCATGTCGACTCCGGAACTCTCAAAAGCACAGGCTATGGCGGGAGAGACGTCTCCGTCGGAAATCAGCATGATCCTCGCGCCGGCTTCCCTCACTTCTTTTATGAGTTGTTCGTGCCTTGGTCTGTCAAGAATTACCACGGTCAGGTCCGATATAGATTTTTTAAGGCTTTCGGCTACAATTGTTAGATTATCCTTTACGGGCGCATCTAGGTGAATTTTCCCGGCTGCGGCAGGCCCTACCGCGATTTTTTCCATATAAATGTCCGGGGCGTTTAAGAGACAGCCCTTTGGTGCTGCGGCTACCACAGCAATGGCGCCGTTCAATCCTTTGGCTACCAAATTCGTTCCTTCCAAAGGGTCTACTGCTATGTCTAATACCGGTCCGTAACCCGTTCCCAGTTTTTCACCGATGTAGAGCATAGGAGCCTCATCCATCTCGCCCTCGCCGATTACCACTTCGCCTCTTATATCTATGGTGTCGAATACCGCGCGCATAGCCTCGGTGGCCGCTTCGTCGGCTTTGTTTTTGTTTCCCCTGCCCATCCACCTTGCAGCGGCGACTGCTGCAGCTTCGGTTACTCTTGCAAATTCAAGAGAAAGTTTCCTTTCCATATCCATGGAGTGTACACCCCTTTTATATAATAAAATAATTAAAGCGGCGAAATAATTTTATCATAAATTGAGGAAATTCACATAAAAACTTTTTTCTCGTTAATACTCTTCGTAAGGATGTTTGAGATGCAAAGGTAATAATAGGCCTTGAACCTGGCGGTCATTCCTGGAAGCCTTGACTTTTTTTGAAGCAAGTGATACCAGGTATTCCTTTTATGGGATATGAAAATATGTAAGTTCATTGGGAAAGGTTTCGAAATCTTAGTTACAAAAATAAGCTGATTTTTAGAATCGATGCTAATATTAAATTGAGCCATTTTTCATCCCTGATGAGTTTATCTTTCCATCTATGAAAAGCTGCGGATGGAAGTGGCTCATTACTTTCGATATAACTAAACCTATTAATCAGGAGGTAAATACTTAAATGAAAAGATTTAATTTACAGACAAAACTTATGTTATTGACATTTTTAATTATCATTGTGTGCCTTACTATATCAACACTTTTTGCCGTTAAAATTATAAGTGTTTCTATAGAAAACCAAATGGCTAATAACGTAATGAATATTGCACGTGCTGTAGCTACGGATCCAGTTGTTATTTCTGCTTTTTACCTTCCTCATCCGGAGGAAGTTTTACAGCCCTATGCTGAACGGATTAGAAAAAATTCAAATAATATAGAATACATTACAATAATCAATATGAACAGAGAAAGATATTCTCATCCCAATCCTAATAATATTGGGAAGAAATTTGTCGGAGGGGATGAAGAAAGGGTACTTAAGGGAGAAACTTATATCTCAAAAGCCGTAGGAACCTTGGGACCATCGTTGAGGGCTTTTACTCCGATAATGGATGGCAACAAACAGATAGGAGCAGTTGCAGTAGGTATACTAACTCGTGATATAAACAAGGTTCAAAAGAGAATAATAAGGAGCATAATACTTGTTATGATAATAGCTATGACCATTGGAGCAATAGGATCTTATTTTCTTTCTAAGAATATAAAAAATGAGATATTTGGATTGGAGCCATACCAAATTGCAAAAGTGCTTCAAGAGCGGAACTCAATTTTAGATGCAGTTGTGGAAGGTATAATTGCGGTGGATAAAAAAGGTACAGTAACGTTAATAAATAATACCGCTAAAAAGATCATCGGAGTAGAAGAAGGAAGGAAGGTAATTGGGGAAGAAGTTGAAAAAATTATACCTAATTCTAGGTTAAAAGTTGTGTTAAATACAGGTGTCCCTGAGTATGATGATGAGCAGATAATTAATGGAATATCGATTATAACAAATAGAGTGCCTATTGTTATAAATGGTCAAATAGAAGGGGCAATTGCTAGTTTTAGACTTAAAACCGATCTTGCTTACCTCGGGGAACAACTTACAGGCTACAGGCAGATAGTAGATACTCTTAGAGCCCAGGCTCATGAATTTATGAATCATATGCACGTAATTGCGGGTTTAATAAATCTAAAACAGTACGATGAAGCATTGAAATTTATTTACAATGAACTGGGGGCTCAGCAAACTTTTGCTGGGCTGGTTACGAAAAGTATAAAAGATAAGAGAGTTGCAGCATTGCTTTTAGGTAAATATAGTCATGCTGCGGAAATGGGTATTAAATTGTATTTGGATGAAGACAGCGAATTGTACGAAGAACATGGCTCCGTATCATCAGGAGATTTGGTAACGATTTTAGGAAATCTTATTGAAAATGCTATAGAAGCCCTATCTGTATCTTCTAAGAAAGACAAAATCATTAGCGTATATATTAAAGAAAGATTAGACTACGTATTTATAAAAGTATACGACAATGGACCAGGTATAGAGGAACAAATCCTTCCCCATATATTTGATAAAGGTTTTACTACAAAAAAATCAGGAAAAGGTATAGGGCTTTTTATTGTAAAGCAAACAATTAAAAAAAGAGGAGGAAATGTAGAAGTAAAAACCGGGAATTCTAATGGGACAATTTTTATCGTTAAAGTTCCAAAGGGGGTTATAGTGTGATTAACGTATTGATTGTAGAAGATGATCCAATGGTGGCGGTTGTGAATAAAAAGTATGTAAATATGGTTGAAGGATTTAATGTTGTTGGTATAGCCAAAAATGCCGATGAGGCAAAAAAATTTTTAAAGAACACCAAAGTAAACTTAATACTACTCGATGTTTATATGCCTGGGGAAAATGGTATTGAGTTGTTAAAACAGATTCGGGAATTTGGATATAAGACAGATATAATTATGGTTACTGCCGATAATCAAGGCCAAGATATTGAGGAAGCTTTAAGATACGGTATTGTAGATTATTTAATAAAGCCTTTTGAATTCTTAAGACTTAAAATTGCTTTATCGAATTATCTTCAAAGGTATAAAAAGGTTAAAAACGAAAGTTTTCTTACTCAAGAAGATATCGACTCAATTATTATTTCTAAAAGTGTACAATATAGCGAAAAAAAGGGTTTCGATAGAAGAACTATGGAAAAGATCCTTGCGGCTTTAAAGGCCTATGATAGACCTGTTTCTTCCGAAGAAATTGCCAAAAATTTAAATATTTCGCGGGTAACGGTGAAGAAGTATCTCGACTACATGGATGAACAAGGAATGGTAAAAAGCGAGGTGCAGTACGGAGGAACAGGAAGACCCATTACTTTGTATTATCGTATACTCTAATACTTTAACTTTAATAAATTTCATAATTGGTTTAAATAGTTTAAAAAACTTCCCCCTTTAAAATAAAGGTGTTAAATTCTTTTTAGAAGAAAAAAAGGGGGAGGAGTTTTATGGTTAAAGGTACAAAAGAAGATGTTTTTAAGATTGCAGGATTCCCGATATCTTTTTTCGCAATCCTTGCACTCATAATTTTTGCTAGTGTTTATTTAAATTTATTGCCGTCCAATATGATAGGTGCCTTTGCTTTTATGATAGTAATTGGGGCCATATTAGGAGAGATAGGAAATCGTCTCCCAGTGGTTAAAGATTTTTTAGGAGGAGGACCAATTGTTATTATTTTTGGTACCGCTGCTCTTGTGATGTTTAAAATGCTACCAGAATCAACCATTAAAACCGTTGACAACTTTATGAAAGTAAGTAACTTCTTAGATTTCTATATCGCAGCATTAATAACAGGTAGTATATTGGGAATGGATAGGAAATTATTGGTAAATGCTGGAGCAAGATATTTTCCTGCTCTTTTTGGAGCAATAATTGTATCGCTTGGCTTTGTATCAATAGTGGGAGCTCTTACAGGATATGGATGGAAACAAGCTCTACTTTATATTGGTATCCCAATGATGGGTGGTGGAATGGGTGCAGGTGCTGTTCCTATGTCAAAGATCTACGGAGGAGTATTAAAACAAGACCCTACTTCTATATTATCTATTATGGTTCCTGCTGTAGCCCTCGGTAATGCTCTGGCCATTATTGCAGCAGGGTTACTTGACAAGATTGGCAAGGTTAAACCACAGTTTACTGGAAATGGCAAAATAATTGTTTCGCAAGAGATTGACCTTACAACTGGTAAAAAATATGACCTTAATCTTACGATGATGGGTATGGGTATGCTTATGGCATGTACCTTCTACGTTCTCGGAAATATAATAGGAAAATTTATTCCATCAGTACATTCTTTTGCGTGGATGATTATTTCAGTAGCTGTGGTAAAAGCTCTCGGAATATTACCGGACAAATTCGAACAAGCGGCAAGTCAGTGGTACCAATTCGTGATGAATTATTGGACAGGAGCCTTACTTGTAGGAATAGGAATAAGCTATACTAATCTTTCCGATGTTGTCAAAGCTGTATCTTGGCAGTATTTATTACTCGTAAGCGCCACTGTAATAGGAGCAATTTTGGGCTCTTGGATTGTAGGAAAATGGGTAGGATTTTATCCCATCGAGGCCTCGATAACGGCTGGACTTTGTATGGCAAATATGGGTGGTACGGGAGATGTAGCAGTTTTGTCAGCCTGCAAGCGGATGGAACTCATGCCTTTTGCCCAGATATCTTCAAGAATAGGTGGAGCTATAATGCTCATAATTGGAGGATTTATGATAAGTGTAATTGGAAAATTATAAGGAGGTACAAAATATGGACATAAGAGAAGAAGCTTTAAAGCTTCATAGAGAAAATAAAGGGAAGTTAGAAGTAATAAGTAAGGTAGTTGTTAATAATTCTACCGATTTAAGCCTTAGTTATACACCGGGTGTTGCAGAACCATGTAAGGAAATAATGGCAAATCCGGAACTGGCATATGAGTATACAGTAAAGGGACACATGGTGGCTGTTGTCACCGACGGATCTGCCGTATTGGGTCTTGGGAATATTGGTGGTTTGGCCGGAGCTCCTGTTATGGAAGGTAAGTGTGTGTTG encodes:
- the rimM gene encoding ribosome maturation factor RimM (Essential for efficient processing of 16S rRNA), encoding MREYITIGKVLCPWGIKGQVKVEPLTDDISRYQKLKSIFVEEDGALKAYDIESVIFLKKRFVVLKLHGIDTVDSAESFKNRYIMVHRKDAVKLPKGHYFICDIIGMEVYNEKDGTLLGRIKNVMKTGANDVYVVELQSGRELLIPAIKEVVKSIDVENGQMTVKLMEGML
- the trmD gene encoding tRNA (guanosine(37)-N1)-methyltransferase TrmD; translation: MLVFHILTLFPEFFSGPMDVSILKRAKEKGLVRIELLNIRDFSKDKHRKVDDYPYGGGAGMVMKPEPIFEAVEYASCTVDAEKRKVILLSPQGSVFNQDMARELAKQEHIILICGHYEGVDERVKTIITDEISLGDFVLTGGEIPALAIVDATSRLIPGVLGSNESLKEESFSSGLLEYPQYTRPEVYRGLKVPEVLLSGNHREIERFRRKEALRRTLEKRPDLFKKLKLTQEDKSLLEEMGFGCQD
- the rplS gene encoding 50S ribosomal protein L19 — encoded protein: MSDLLRAVEEEQMRKDIPEFRPGDTVKVYTKVVEGNRERIQVFEGVVIARKGGGLRETFTVRKVSYGVGVERIFPLHSPRIDKIEVVQRGKVRRAKLYYLRNLRGKAARIKERD
- the ylqF gene encoding ribosome biogenesis GTPase YlqF — protein: MQINWYPGHMAKTRRMIKENLKLVDVVLEIVDARAPKSTHIPDIFELIGSKKLILIMNKADLAEEKITDLWGIYFAEKGLVSVSVNSRNKVGFKDLDEMIHDFSKEVKRPLRGMVVGVPNVGKSSFINQIVGKKAAKTGNKPGITRGKMWLKATDKLELLDTPGILWPKIEQESVGLKLAFLGCIKEELLDVERISLKLIEFLVKKHPERLAARYKIETPQSPVAILEQIAKSRGFIISGGRPDTLRAAKTLLKEFQDGKLGRISLEKPAGDEDLIIENERMQKGDII
- a CDS encoding ribonuclease HII, whose protein sequence is MKFNLNVEKERIYKLFARERMLAEKGYNYIAGVDEAGRGPLAGPVVAAAVILPLNVFIMHLKDSKLLSEGKREKVYEEIKQKAVAVNYSVVDEKYIDRHNILNATLLAMKNAVEGLPVRPDFVLVDALVIPEIEPPQEKVVHGDRLCASIAAASIVAKVERDKIMKDYHKLYPYYDFWNNKGYCTKKHVESIKKYGLSPVHRRSFSVKGWDFIGT
- a CDS encoding YraN family protein translates to MERKKLGDMGEKYALDYLKANNYEIVKVNYRSRYGEIDIIAKENNTLVFIEVKTRTSDAFGRGMEAVDIRKQRKIRLVSLNFLNEYDEFVYNLRFDVIEIKMANGTLKELTHIINAF
- a CDS encoding methylenetetrahydrofolate reductase C-terminal domain-containing protein; this encodes MENCFKKSLLSKNLFSVTWELVPGRGAREKSIEEALEAAEAAAKGGKVHALTLTDNPGGNPAMLPDYLAVEVLKKGIEPLVHFTCKDRNRSQIESQLYALDRAGVRNLLVMTGDYPVSGYAGRPRPVFDLDPIHVLDLISQMNRGLEYKGIKGTVKHQPSDFFAGAVVSPFKATEAEQVVQYFKLKKKVRAGAQFIVTQLGYDARKFHEVIQFIRQQGWDIPVVGNIYVLPLATARIMNKNKIPGCVVTDKLLAKLEEEAQSSDKGRQARLDRAAKMYAFMKGMGYDGVHIGGHNVKYEDVEYIIEKGEELSKNWMDIIHEFDFPIPGGFYYYEKDEKTGLNRPEPVSRKNRPLDAKVEFVYPLSVLTHKLMLEPGAPLWGLMRGIAKRIDGTSLERPYHTFEHLTKVCLYDCHDCGDCALMDLAYVCPMSQCPKNQRNGACGGSYMGWCEVYPNEKKCSYVRAYARLKRYGKEKELDGDIIPPSNWDLFQTSSWLNYYLGRDHSAKKLGIEQVAKKKK